In Dyadobacter sp. CECT 9275, the following proteins share a genomic window:
- a CDS encoding methyltransferase domain-containing protein: MNNVYHAQIVEYYNQCQRDYELIWHLNTHHCMHYGYWEKDTRRLRDALINMNEKVAEYGKPQPGQTVADLGCGVGGPAIYLARKYRCHVTGLSLSESQISQASELAHTQGADFATFKVGDYCNTGFENASFNLAYAIESACYATDKSIFLDEAFRILKPEGKLIVIDFFWAGSARNQKDREIMKKWTDSWAIADYAYENDFEDSLRKSGFSKIQKHNCNLQVWPSIKRLYYCYYPGVVCDFVLRTVGLRGKVLTQNMQSAYYQYAAFQRGLWNYNIYVAEKS, translated from the coding sequence ATGAACAATGTTTATCACGCTCAGATTGTTGAGTACTACAATCAATGCCAGAGAGATTATGAACTCATTTGGCATTTGAACACCCACCATTGCATGCATTATGGCTATTGGGAAAAAGATACCAGGAGATTAAGGGATGCATTGATAAATATGAATGAAAAAGTGGCGGAATATGGAAAGCCGCAGCCGGGCCAGACTGTGGCAGATCTGGGGTGTGGTGTGGGTGGACCGGCCATATACCTTGCCCGTAAGTACCGCTGCCATGTGACGGGACTCTCCTTGTCTGAATCCCAAATAAGCCAGGCAAGTGAGCTTGCTCATACACAGGGGGCCGACTTTGCGACTTTTAAAGTTGGAGATTATTGTAATACCGGTTTTGAAAACGCGTCTTTTAATTTGGCCTATGCCATTGAAAGTGCATGTTATGCAACAGATAAGAGCATTTTTCTGGATGAAGCTTTCAGGATCCTGAAACCGGAAGGGAAACTCATTGTTATTGATTTCTTCTGGGCAGGCAGTGCAAGAAATCAAAAGGACCGTGAGATCATGAAGAAATGGACCGACAGCTGGGCCATTGCCGATTACGCCTATGAAAATGATTTTGAAGATAGTCTTCGTAAGTCGGGTTTTTCAAAAATTCAGAAGCATAATTGTAATTTGCAGGTCTGGCCCAGTATCAAACGACTTTACTATTGCTACTATCCCGGAGTGGTGTGTGATTTTGTGTTGAGAACTGTGGGTTTAAGAGGTAAGGTCCTGACGCAGAATATGCAGTCGGCCTATTACCAATACGCTGCTTTCCAGCGCGGGCTGTGGAATTACAACATTTACGTTGCCGAAAAATCCTGA